One genomic segment of Mangifera indica cultivar Alphonso chromosome 6, CATAS_Mindica_2.1, whole genome shotgun sequence includes these proteins:
- the LOC123219280 gene encoding SAP30-binding protein-like produces MASKKKQLEGIALLSMYNDDEDDEEMEDLEEEVQQQEDENQVANNLEEDSRMSVGDDTVAGDESSTPQQPQVSFISPKHQHGVPSDSRSGKGRLTIVDYGQDEVAMSPEPEEGEIELQNANDDFRERTPMGTVQVLTPGDQRTPQSTEHFEQSQPDPMSYSFTDSDAVEVQEAVEVTEEEADPLDKFLPPPPNAKCSEELQRKIDKFLGLKRIGKSFNAEVRNRKDYRNPDFLLHAVSYQDIDQIGSCFSKDVFDPHGYDKSDYYDEIEVDMRRERERKDQESKKNQKVEFVAGGVQTGMVAAVPKPNMVTQVLNANDVVARDGRQNKKSKWDKVDGDRRNPLSMVGQDSLSSVGAHAAILSAANAGSGYTAFAQQRRREAEERRSSERKMERRS; encoded by the exons ATGGCGTCGAAGAAGAAGCAACTGGAAGGAATTGCTCTGCTTTCCATGTACAACGACGATGAAGATGACGAGGAGATGGAAGACCTCGAAGAGGAAGTACAGCAACAGGAGGATGAAAATCAGGTAGCAAATAATTTAGAAGAGGATTCGAGAATGAGCGTTGGCGATGATACCGTCGCTGGTGACGAGAGTTCGACACCGCAGCAGCCTCAGGTCTCGTTCATATCACCCAAGCATCAACATGGGGTTCCTTCAGATTCGAGGAGTGGAAAAGGGAGATTGACAATCGTGGACTATGGGCAGGACGAGGTTGCCATGTCACCTGAACCTGAG GAAGGGGAAATTGAGCTTCAAAATGCTAATG ATGATTTCCGAGAAAGGACACCTATGGGAACTGTTCAGGTTTTGACACCTGGTGATCAAAGAACTCCTCAATCAACAGAGCATTTTGAACAATCACAACCAGATCCAATGAGTTATTCTTTCACAGATTCAGATGCTGTGGAAGTTCAGGAGGCTGTGGAGGTTACAGAAGAAGAAGCTGATCCGTTAGATAAGTTTCTTCCTCCGCCACCAAACGCGAAGTGCTCAGAGGAGCTACAG AGGAAGATAGATAAATTTCTAGGTTTAAAGAGAATTGGAAAAAGCTTCAATGCAGAAGTTCGAAATAGGAAGGATTATCGGAATCCAGACTTCTTACTGCATGCAGTGAGTTATCAAGATATTGATCAGATAGGGTCTTGCTTCAGTAAAGATGTGTTTGACCCACATGGATATGACAAAAGTGATTACTACGATGAAATAG AGGTAGACATGAGGcgtgaaagagaaagaaaggatCAAGAAAGTAAAAAGAATCAGAAGGTAGAATTTGTTGCAGGAGGAGTGCAAACTGGAATGGTTGCTGCTGTCCCAAAACCTAACATGGTCACTCAAG TGCTGAATGCAAATGATGTTGTTGCAAGGGATGGTAGACAAAACAAGAAATCAAAGTGGGACAAG GTGGATGGTGATCGAAGGAATCCTCTATCTATGGTGGGGCAGGATTCTCTATCTTCAGTTGGGGCCCATGCGGCAATCTTATCTGCTGCTAATGCTGGCTCTGGTTACACTGCCTTTGC GCAGCAAAGACGGCGAGAGGCAGAAGAAAGAAGATCTAGTGAAAGGAAGATGGAGAGGAGATCTTGA
- the LOC123219277 gene encoding nucleobase-ascorbate transporter 2: MAAPKPEEISHPPMDQLQGLEYCIDSNPSWGEAIALGFQHYILALGTAVMIPSFLVNLMGGTDGDKVRVVQTLLFVEGINTLLQTLFGTRLPTVIGGSYAFMVPIISIIHDPSLASIEDDHVRFLNTMRAVQGALIVASSVQIILGYSQLWAICSRFFSPLGMVPVIALVGFGLFDRGFPVVGRCVEIGIPMLILFIALSQYLKNFLTRQLPIMERFALLISITVIWAYAHLLTASGAYKHRPEVTQFNCRTDRANLISTAPWIKIPYPLQWGAPTFDAGHAFGMMAAVLVSLIESTGAYKAASRLASATPPPAHVLSRGIGWQGIGILLDGLFGTLTGSTVSVENVGLLGSTRVGSRRVIQISAGFMIFFSILGKFGALFASIPFTIFAAVYCVLFGLVASVGLSFLQFTNMNSMRNLFIVGVALFLGLSIPEYFREYTLKALHGPAHSKAGWFNDFLNTIFFSSPTVALIVAVFLDNTLDYKDSARDRGMPWWVKFRTFEGDTRNEEFYTLPFNLNRFFPPS; the protein is encoded by the exons ATGGCTGCTCCAAAACCTGAAGAGATTAGTCATCCACCAATGGATCAGCTTCAAGGCTTAGAGTACTGTATCGACTCCAACCCGTCTTGGG GAGAGGCTATAGCTTTGGGATTTCAGCATTACATTTTGGCTCTAGGGACTGCTGTTATGATCCCTTCGTTTCTTGTTAATTTGATGGGAGGCACTGAT GGTGACAAAGTTAGGGTGGTACAGACACTTCTCTTTGTGGAAGGGATTAATACACTTCTACAAACACTGTTTGGAACCAGGCTACCAACTGTAATTGGAGGGTCCTATGCGTTTATGGTTccaataatatcaataattcaTGATCCATCGTTGGCGAGTATTGAGGATGATCACGTG CGGTTTCTTAACACAATGAGAGCAGTGCAAGGTGCTCTAATAGTGGCATCAAGTGTACAAATCATTCTTGGATACAGCCAACTGTGGGCCATCTGTTCCAG GTTCTTTAGTCCCCTTGGAATGGTTCCAGTTATTGCTTTGGTGGGTTTTGGCCTGTTTGATAGAGGCTTCCCTGTG gtTGGAAGGTGTGTGGAAATTGGCATTCCTATGCTAATACTGTTTATTGCCTTGTCACAG TACTTGAAGAATTTTCTGACAAGACAATTGCCAATAATGGAGAGGTTTGCTCTCCTGATATCCATCACAGTAATATGGGCATATGCACACCTCCTGACAGCCAGTGGGGCATATAAACATCGTCCAGAAGTAACCCAATTTAATTGTCGAACCGATAGGGCCAACCTGATTTCTACTGCTCCATG GATAAAAATACCATATCCTCTTCAGTGGGGTGCTCCTACATTTGATGCTGGTCATGCTTTTGGGATGATGGCTGCTGTTTTAGTCTCATTAATTGAG TCAACTGGAGCATACAAGGCTGCATCACGTCTAGCAAGTGCAACACCGCCTCCGGCTCATGTACTTAGCCGAGGTATAGGTTGGCAGGGAATAGGGATCCTACTGGATGGTCTCTTTGGAACTCTTACTGGTTCTACAGTCTCTGT AGAAAACGTGGGGCTACTTGGAAGCACTCGTGTTGGAAGCCGTAGGGTCATTCAAATCTCAGCTGGCTTTATGATATTCTTCTCAATATTAG GAAAATTTGGAGCTTTGTTTGCGTCAATCCCCTTCACAATATTTGCTGCTGTGTACTGTGTTTTGTTTGGACTTGTTG CATCTGTCGGGCTGTCATTTTTGCAATTCACAAACATGAACTCAATGAGGAACCTCTTCATTGTTGGTGTTGCCCTCTTCTTGGGTTTGTCTATTCCTGAATATTTCCGTGAATACACTTTGAAGGCTCTTCACGGCCCTGCTCACTCCAAGGCTGGATGG TTCAATGATTTCCTAAATACCATATTCTTCTCATCGCCAACTGTTGCACTGATTGTCGCGGTTTTCCTAGACAACACTCTTGACTACAAGGACAGTGCCAGAGACAGAGGCATGCCATGGTGGGTAAAATTCCGGACATTCGAAGGAGACACACGAAATGAGGAGTTCTACACCCTCCCTTTCAATCTCAACCGTTTCTTCCCTCCATCATAA
- the LOC123219275 gene encoding O-fucosyltransferase 8-like isoform X1: MKNHQVRCSETLPGNDPSTGRRTSAGEYNWNSKAALLHKLKNESGKLNSCKGAQIGKRHMWFRKHVRLIVCTFVLMGFFFLFDSLMVSIFDSVNLQDSSTSKDSRGLQENNIGYINKEKPPIKMHGRLLSLASSALVEKEFKQEKANFWKEPHRQAALWKPCADRRTPNLGKPEESNGYIMVSANGGLNQQRVAICNAVAVASLLNATLVLPRFLYSNVWKDPSQFGDIYQEEYFVNMLKDEVDIVKELPPHLKYIDIEAIGSVITDADIVKEAKPIDYVRKVLPILLRNGVVHFLGFGNRLGFDQLPSNLQRLRCKCNFHALKFVPKIQQAASVLVTRIRKYHSSHTMLDKQLLENFMPNTTAKHNEKARSPSRYLALHLRFEEDMVAYSQCDFGGGENERRELQLYREIHFPLLIERLKNLKPVSPAELRKLGRCPLTPEEAALILSGLGFKRGTYIYLAGSQVYGGKSRMDPFTSLYPNLVTKEILLTPSELEPFRNFSSQLAALDFIACATADVFAMTDSGSQLSSLVAGFRTYYGGGHAPNLRPNKKRLAAILSENSTIGWNDFKDRVRKMIEEGQKVRVRGYGRSIYRQPRCPECMCRL; this comes from the exons ATGAAGAATCATCAGGTCAGATGTTCGGAAACTTTACCAGGAAATGATCCTTCTACAGGGAGGAGAACTTCAGCAGGGGAATATAATTGGAATTCGAAAGCCGCATTGCTgcataagttaaaaaatgaatcCGGGAAGTTAAATTCTTGTAAAGGAGCCCAGATAGGGAAAAGGCATATGTGGTTTCGCAAGCATGTTCGATTAATTGTTTGTACGTTCGTATTGATGGGTTTCTTTTTCCTGTTTGATTCTCTTATGGTGTCAATATTTGATTCAGTAAATCTTCAGGATAGTTCAACCTCCAAAGATTCAAGAGGGCTTCAA GAGAATAATATTGGCTATATTAACAAAGAGAAACCACCAATAAAGATGCATGGCAGGCTTCTAAGTTTGGCTTCCAGTGCTCTAGTAGAG AAAGAATTCAAGCAAGAGAAAGCAAATTTCTGGAAGGAACCACACCGACAGGCAGCTTTATGGAAACCCTGTGCTGATAGGAGAACTCCAAATCTAG GGAAGCCCGAGGAAAGTAATGGTTATATTATGGTGAGTGCAAATGGCGGTCTCAATCAACAACGAGTTGCT ATTTGCAACGCAGTTGCTGTGGCTTCTTTGCTTAATGCAACTCTAGTTCTTCCAAGATTTCTTTACAGCAATGTATGGAAGGATCCCAG CCAGTTTGGTGATATCTATCAAGAGGAGTATTTTGTGAACATGTTGAAGGATGAAGTAGATATTGTCAAAGAGCTTCCTCCTCATTTGAAATATATAGATATTGAAGCAATTGGTAGCGTG ATTACTGATGCAGATATTGTGAAAGAGGCTAAGCCTATCGATTATGTTAGAAAAGTTCTTCCTATCCTTCTCCGGAACGGAGTAGTTCACTTCCTTGGATTTGGAAATCGACTAGGCTTTGATCAATTGCCTTCCAATCTTCAG AGATTGAGGTGCAAGTGTAACTTCCACGCATTGAAGTTTGTCCCGAAAATTCAACAAGCTGCTTCAGTATTGGTTACAAGGATAAGAAAATATCATTCTTCACACACTATGTTGGACAAACAACTGCTTGAAAACTTTATGCCCAACACTACTGCCAAACATAATGAAAAGGCAAGAAGTCCATCTAGGTATCTTGCTTTACACTTGAGATTCGAAGAGGATATGGTAGCTTACTCCCAATGTGATTTCGGAGGTGGAGAAAATGAGAGAAGGGAACTTCAATTATACAGGGAAATCCATTTCCCTCTATTGATTGAACGCTTGAAGAACTTAAA GCCTGTTTCTCCGGCAGAGTTGAGAAAGCTGGGCAGATGCCCACTGACGCCAGAAGAAGCAGCACTTATACTATCTGGCCTTGGTTTTAAGCGTGGAACTTACATTTATCTGGCTGGCTCTCAAGTATACGGAGGAAAATCCAGGATGGATCCCTTCACCAGCCTCTATCCGAATTTGGTAACAAAGGAAATACTCCTCACACCAAGTGAACTTGAGCCTTTTAGGAATTTCTCATCTCAG CTGGCGGCGCTGGATTTCATTGCCTGTGCAACTGCTGATGTCTTTGCCATGACTGATTCTGGGAGCCAACTCTCGTCACTGGTGGCTGGATTCCGAACTTACTATGGTGGTGGACACGCTCCAAACTTGCGACCCAACAAGAAGAGGCTTGCGGCAATTTTGAGTGAGAACAGCACCATAGGATGGAATGATTTCAAAGATAGAGTGAGAAAAATGATCGAGGAAGGTCAAAAGGTACGTGTAAGGGGTTATGGTCGAAGCATTTATCGACAACCAAGGTGCCCAGAATGCATGTGCAGATTGTAA
- the LOC123219275 gene encoding O-fucosyltransferase 8-like isoform X2 codes for MVSANGGLNQQRVAICNAVAVASLLNATLVLPRFLYSNVWKDPSQFGDIYQEEYFVNMLKDEVDIVKELPPHLKYIDIEAIGSVITDADIVKEAKPIDYVRKVLPILLRNGVVHFLGFGNRLGFDQLPSNLQRLRCKCNFHALKFVPKIQQAASVLVTRIRKYHSSHTMLDKQLLENFMPNTTAKHNEKARSPSRYLALHLRFEEDMVAYSQCDFGGGENERRELQLYREIHFPLLIERLKNLKPVSPAELRKLGRCPLTPEEAALILSGLGFKRGTYIYLAGSQVYGGKSRMDPFTSLYPNLVTKEILLTPSELEPFRNFSSQLAALDFIACATADVFAMTDSGSQLSSLVAGFRTYYGGGHAPNLRPNKKRLAAILSENSTIGWNDFKDRVRKMIEEGQKVRVRGYGRSIYRQPRCPECMCRL; via the exons ATGGTGAGTGCAAATGGCGGTCTCAATCAACAACGAGTTGCT ATTTGCAACGCAGTTGCTGTGGCTTCTTTGCTTAATGCAACTCTAGTTCTTCCAAGATTTCTTTACAGCAATGTATGGAAGGATCCCAG CCAGTTTGGTGATATCTATCAAGAGGAGTATTTTGTGAACATGTTGAAGGATGAAGTAGATATTGTCAAAGAGCTTCCTCCTCATTTGAAATATATAGATATTGAAGCAATTGGTAGCGTG ATTACTGATGCAGATATTGTGAAAGAGGCTAAGCCTATCGATTATGTTAGAAAAGTTCTTCCTATCCTTCTCCGGAACGGAGTAGTTCACTTCCTTGGATTTGGAAATCGACTAGGCTTTGATCAATTGCCTTCCAATCTTCAG AGATTGAGGTGCAAGTGTAACTTCCACGCATTGAAGTTTGTCCCGAAAATTCAACAAGCTGCTTCAGTATTGGTTACAAGGATAAGAAAATATCATTCTTCACACACTATGTTGGACAAACAACTGCTTGAAAACTTTATGCCCAACACTACTGCCAAACATAATGAAAAGGCAAGAAGTCCATCTAGGTATCTTGCTTTACACTTGAGATTCGAAGAGGATATGGTAGCTTACTCCCAATGTGATTTCGGAGGTGGAGAAAATGAGAGAAGGGAACTTCAATTATACAGGGAAATCCATTTCCCTCTATTGATTGAACGCTTGAAGAACTTAAA GCCTGTTTCTCCGGCAGAGTTGAGAAAGCTGGGCAGATGCCCACTGACGCCAGAAGAAGCAGCACTTATACTATCTGGCCTTGGTTTTAAGCGTGGAACTTACATTTATCTGGCTGGCTCTCAAGTATACGGAGGAAAATCCAGGATGGATCCCTTCACCAGCCTCTATCCGAATTTGGTAACAAAGGAAATACTCCTCACACCAAGTGAACTTGAGCCTTTTAGGAATTTCTCATCTCAG CTGGCGGCGCTGGATTTCATTGCCTGTGCAACTGCTGATGTCTTTGCCATGACTGATTCTGGGAGCCAACTCTCGTCACTGGTGGCTGGATTCCGAACTTACTATGGTGGTGGACACGCTCCAAACTTGCGACCCAACAAGAAGAGGCTTGCGGCAATTTTGAGTGAGAACAGCACCATAGGATGGAATGATTTCAAAGATAGAGTGAGAAAAATGATCGAGGAAGGTCAAAAGGTACGTGTAAGGGGTTATGGTCGAAGCATTTATCGACAACCAAGGTGCCCAGAATGCATGTGCAGATTGTAA